One genomic segment of Desulfurispora thermophila DSM 16022 includes these proteins:
- a CDS encoding rubredoxin-like domain-containing protein: MDQMNWKCSNCGYTFLSRPDRLPEKCPSCGEKCTFLDASCYTPDCQLPQGPGFDPRIGQK; encoded by the coding sequence ATGGATCAAATGAACTGGAAATGCTCCAACTGCGGCTACACTTTCCTGTCCCGGCCGGACCGGCTGCCGGAAAAGTGCCCGTCCTGCGGGGAAAAGTGCACTTTCCTGGACGCAAGCTGTTACACCCCCGACTGCCAGCTGCCCCAGGGCCCGGGCTTTGACCCGCGCATAGGCCAAAAGTAG
- a CDS encoding Uma2 family endonuclease, translating to MPGLQVLNDRPYTVQDYLQLNDEQRYELLKGELIMVPRPRPAHQRIALRIAAALHSYLRQNPRGEVLQEVDVHLGEQVVAPDVLFISQERCGIIGELYVQGAPDLVVEVLSPATAALDKKQKSALYWAAGVQEYWLVDPETKLVEVLLSGPRGWLWTGALDSADVLSTALLPGLQIPLREVFG from the coding sequence ATGCCGGGACTGCAGGTGCTAAATGACCGTCCGTACACAGTGCAGGATTACCTGCAATTAAACGATGAGCAGCGTTATGAGTTGCTCAAAGGAGAGTTGATTATGGTTCCCCGTCCCCGCCCTGCCCACCAGCGGATAGCCTTGAGAATTGCTGCCGCCCTGCACAGCTATTTGCGGCAAAACCCCCGGGGGGAAGTGTTACAGGAAGTGGATGTGCACCTGGGAGAACAGGTGGTGGCTCCCGATGTGCTGTTTATCAGCCAGGAGCGGTGTGGTATAATTGGTGAGCTGTACGTGCAGGGGGCTCCCGACCTGGTGGTGGAAGTGCTGTCGCCAGCTACGGCCGCCCTGGACAAAAAGCAAAAAAGCGCCCTGTACTGGGCGGCCGGCGTGCAGGAATACTGGCTGGTGGATCCGGAAACAAAGCTGGTGGAAGTGCTGCTTTCCGGGCCCCGGGGCTGGCTCTGGACCGGTGCCCTGGACAGCGCGGATGTTTTAAGCACTGCACTCTTGCCCGGGCTGCAGATTCCCCTGAGGGAAGTTTTTGGCTAA
- a CDS encoding EAL domain-containing protein: MLRKSRWPARVSSWPVLSAFLLLFLLVCLAYSQRLSDEFYQLVLRQRQHELQEKVDLAYNAISPLVEKCRRGELTVAQARQQIRELVRRMRYEDEFGKNYIFMSTYDGIYLVQPYEPQNEGKNMWDYRDIKGTYVIRELVRAARQNPGGTYVSYYSYRPFTRTYEPKLSYVRGIPEIEAYIGTGVYMQSTFRQMLALLARQRLLGLVMALGVALLSGLYILQLRRVQKQLQQELAIKNQLYQENEAAREEIQAQYEEIAAQYEENRQLLEEQARYQSYIEHMAYHDPLTGLANRRRFEESLARELERPVGGAVLLLDLDNFKHINDSRGHIYGDVILQKVAALLQLVAGPDGLVARFGGDEFLLLWPGIGEEQEVRERAVALQGRLTAGIYQSEGLHLTASVGVALYPAHGDDVTTLVRHADTALFAAKKSGKNACLFFCRQMTVQLEERLALEELLRRALQQNGFVLHYQPLVDLRTGRVAALEALLRLPGHNVSPAQFIPLAEESGLIREIGRWVLDEAIRQMACWRQAGCAPGLVCVNVSPRQLQQGDFVEQLTRLLQEHRLPPACLELEITENVFLEQQAVVLENLHRLQQLGVSIALDDFGKGYSALNYLTFVPVQKIKLDKSLCDRFLLPDRQPVFDSLLALAHSLHLEVVAEGIEEAAVLNLARQSGCDYAQGFLFSRPLPCEQVEFLLAFDFSPLFSGTGH, translated from the coding sequence ATGCTTCGCAAGAGCCGGTGGCCGGCCCGGGTGAGCAGCTGGCCGGTGCTGTCAGCTTTTTTATTGCTGTTTTTGCTGGTCTGTCTGGCCTATTCCCAGCGGCTCAGCGATGAATTTTACCAGCTGGTGCTGCGGCAGCGGCAGCATGAGCTGCAGGAAAAGGTGGATCTGGCCTACAATGCCATTTCCCCCCTGGTGGAAAAATGCCGGCGGGGAGAGCTTACAGTAGCGCAGGCCCGCCAGCAGATCCGCGAGCTGGTGCGGCGGATGCGCTATGAGGATGAATTTGGCAAGAATTATATTTTTATGAGCACATATGACGGGATATATTTGGTGCAACCGTATGAACCGCAAAATGAAGGCAAGAATATGTGGGACTACCGGGACATAAAGGGTACATATGTAATCCGGGAACTGGTGCGGGCAGCCCGGCAAAATCCCGGGGGGACATATGTATCATATTACTCCTATCGTCCCTTTACGCGCACATACGAGCCCAAGCTCTCCTATGTGCGGGGCATTCCCGAAATAGAGGCTTATATTGGTACGGGTGTGTACATGCAGAGCACTTTCCGCCAGATGCTGGCCCTGTTGGCCCGCCAGCGCCTGCTGGGACTGGTGATGGCCCTGGGGGTGGCCCTGCTCTCCGGCCTGTATATTCTTCAGCTGCGGCGGGTGCAAAAACAGTTGCAGCAGGAGCTGGCCATAAAAAACCAACTTTACCAGGAAAATGAGGCGGCCCGGGAGGAGATCCAGGCCCAGTACGAAGAGATTGCGGCCCAGTACGAGGAAAACCGGCAACTGCTGGAGGAGCAGGCCCGCTACCAGAGTTATATCGAACACATGGCCTATCACGATCCCCTCACCGGCCTGGCCAACCGGCGGCGTTTTGAAGAAAGTCTGGCCCGGGAGCTGGAGCGGCCGGTCGGGGGTGCGGTACTGCTTTTGGATCTGGACAACTTCAAGCACATCAATGACAGCCGGGGGCATATCTACGGCGATGTGATCCTGCAAAAAGTGGCCGCCCTGTTGCAGCTGGTGGCCGGGCCGGACGGTCTGGTGGCCCGCTTCGGGGGGGACGAGTTTTTGCTGCTCTGGCCCGGCATTGGGGAGGAGCAGGAAGTGCGGGAGCGGGCGGTGGCCCTGCAGGGGCGGCTGACCGCCGGCATTTACCAGAGCGAGGGCCTGCACCTGACCGCCAGTGTGGGGGTGGCCCTGTATCCGGCCCACGGCGATGATGTGACCACCCTGGTGCGGCATGCCGACACCGCTCTTTTTGCGGCCAAAAAGAGCGGCAAAAACGCCTGCCTCTTTTTCTGCCGCCAAATGACCGTGCAGCTGGAGGAGCGGCTGGCCCTGGAAGAACTGCTGCGCCGGGCGCTCCAGCAAAACGGCTTTGTCCTGCACTACCAGCCCCTGGTGGATCTGCGCACGGGGCGGGTGGCCGCCCTGGAGGCCCTGCTGCGCCTGCCCGGCCACAATGTTTCCCCGGCGCAATTCATTCCCCTGGCCGAGGAAAGCGGCCTGATCCGGGAGATCGGCCGCTGGGTGTTGGACGAGGCCATCCGCCAGATGGCCTGCTGGCGGCAGGCGGGCTGTGCTCCCGGCCTGGTCTGCGTCAATGTCTCCCCCCGCCAGCTGCAGCAGGGCGATTTTGTGGAACAGTTGACCCGGCTCTTGCAGGAGCACCGGCTGCCCCCGGCCTGTCTGGAGCTGGAGATTACCGAAAACGTGTTTTTAGAGCAGCAGGCGGTGGTGCTGGAAAACCTGCACCGGCTGCAGCAGCTGGGAGTGTCCATAGCCCTGGACGATTTTGGCAAGGGTTATTCCGCCTTAAACTACCTCACCTTTGTACCTGTGCAGAAAATCAAGCTGGACAAGTCGCTGTGCGACCGGTTCCTGCTGCCCGACCGGCAGCCGGTGTTTGACAGCCTGCTGGCCCTGGCCCACAGCCTGCATCTGGAAGTGGTGGCCGAGGGTATCGAGGAGGCGGCGGTCTTAAACCTGGCCCGGCAGAGTGGTTGCGACTATGCCCAGGGGTTTTTGTTCAGCCGCCCTCTACCGTGCGAGCAAGTGGAGTTCCTGCTGGCGTTCGACTTCAGCCCGCTTTTTTCCGGCACCGGGCATTGA
- a CDS encoding nucleotidyltransferase domain-containing protein → MRPLWQKSAAEKKEVANQLRQILENDENIFFACIFGSFIEQTAFHDLDLGIYLTAYDREQTEDIFWKYEITLATRLESTLGWAVDVVVLNYASPALSFAASSGNLLFCRDEDFYYQWREQTWRQYWDLQHFYHSSLRDLMAPGE, encoded by the coding sequence ATGCGCCCTCTCTGGCAAAAGAGTGCCGCGGAAAAAAAAGAGGTGGCAAACCAGCTGCGTCAGATATTGGAGAACGATGAGAATATTTTCTTTGCCTGCATTTTTGGCTCATTTATTGAACAAACAGCTTTTCATGACCTGGATCTGGGAATCTATCTAACAGCATACGACCGGGAGCAGACGGAGGATATATTCTGGAAATACGAAATCACCCTGGCCACCCGTCTGGAAAGCACTCTGGGCTGGGCAGTGGATGTGGTGGTGCTCAACTATGCCTCCCCCGCTCTGTCTTTTGCCGCCAGCAGCGGAAATTTGCTGTTTTGCCGTGATGAGGATTTTTATTACCAGTGGCGGGAACAAACCTGGCGCCAGTACTGGGATCTGCAGCATTTTTACCACAGTTCACTGCGCGATTTGATGGCACCGGGCGAATGA
- the hepT gene encoding type VII toxin-antitoxin system HepT family RNase toxin: MPGVNLDKLRQKAQDIRACCHDLNSCAQVGVQQFLNSRKEIAAAKYFFVVGCEAAFDICNHLVARLAARAPATYAECFDILAREKALSPELAERLKQMAKFRNLLVHRYAQVDDSRVFNTIKQFTRDMEEYLRQLSIFLKVEI, from the coding sequence ATGCCGGGGGTAAATCTGGACAAACTGCGCCAGAAAGCGCAAGATATTAGAGCCTGCTGCCATGACCTGAACTCCTGCGCCCAGGTAGGCGTGCAGCAGTTTTTGAACAGCCGCAAAGAGATAGCTGCAGCCAAGTATTTTTTTGTCGTCGGCTGCGAGGCAGCCTTCGACATTTGCAACCATCTGGTGGCCCGGCTGGCCGCCCGGGCTCCAGCCACATACGCCGAATGTTTTGACATCCTGGCCCGGGAAAAGGCCCTCTCCCCAGAGCTGGCGGAGCGGTTAAAACAAATGGCCAAGTTTCGCAACCTGCTGGTACACCGGTACGCTCAGGTGGACGACAGCCGTGTTTTTAACACTATTAAACAGTTCACCCGTGATATGGAGGAATATTTGCGACAGCTGAGCATTTTCCTTAAGGTAGAAATTTAA
- a CDS encoding sigma-54 interaction domain-containing protein — protein MQKRLLFSPPQPELLPGSPIPPVLASQAMRQAYDLARAVAPYPTTVLISGETGTGKEVLASYIHYISPRARHPFIRINCGAIPENLLESELFGYEQGAFTGGRREGAMGVFEAAHPGTLLLDEISELPLKAQVKLLRALQEKEIRRVGGTWSKVIDVRVIASTNQDLAELVERGLFRRDLFYRLDVVHIHLPPLRQRPEDIAPLLEHFCNQLNEAYGLQKRFSPAAVELLQKAHWPGNVRQLRNLVERMLITCPKQLIEADDLPAEFRGNAGAGAQDTSCPTTLQEIVHRAEKEAILQALQKYSDKRLAARALGIDPSTLSRKMRRLGI, from the coding sequence ATGCAAAAACGCCTGCTTTTTTCGCCACCCCAGCCGGAACTGCTGCCCGGCTCGCCCATTCCCCCGGTTCTTGCCAGCCAGGCCATGCGCCAGGCTTATGACCTGGCCAGGGCGGTAGCACCCTACCCGACCACTGTACTGATCAGCGGCGAGACCGGCACGGGCAAAGAGGTGCTGGCTTCATACATCCACTACATCAGCCCGCGTGCCCGCCACCCCTTCATCCGCATCAACTGCGGAGCCATCCCGGAAAACCTGCTGGAATCCGAACTGTTTGGTTACGAGCAGGGCGCTTTTACCGGCGGGCGGCGGGAAGGCGCCATGGGGGTTTTTGAAGCCGCCCATCCGGGCACTCTGCTCCTGGATGAAATCAGCGAGCTGCCGCTGAAGGCCCAGGTGAAACTGCTGCGCGCCCTGCAGGAAAAAGAAATCCGCCGGGTGGGCGGAACCTGGTCCAAAGTAATTGATGTGCGGGTGATTGCTTCCACCAATCAGGATCTGGCGGAACTGGTGGAGCGGGGCCTTTTCCGGCGCGACCTGTTTTACCGCCTGGATGTGGTGCACATCCACCTGCCGCCCCTGCGCCAGCGCCCGGAGGACATAGCGCCGCTGCTGGAGCACTTCTGTAACCAGTTAAATGAAGCTTATGGCCTGCAAAAGCGCTTCAGCCCGGCAGCGGTGGAGCTGCTGCAAAAGGCCCACTGGCCGGGCAATGTGCGCCAGCTGCGCAATCTGGTGGAAAGGATGCTGATCACCTGCCCGAAACAGTTGATTGAGGCGGACGATCTGCCGGCGGAGTTTCGGGGGAACGCCGGGGCCGGTGCGCAGGACACCAGCTGTCCAACCACACTGCAGGAAATTGTCCACCGGGCGGAAAAAGAGGCCATTTTGCAGGCCCTGCAGAAATATTCCGACAAGCGCCTGGCCGCCCGGGCACTGGGCATTGACCCCAGCACCTTGAGCCGCAAGATGCGGCGGCTGGGGATATAA
- a CDS encoding glutamine synthetase family protein, with amino-acid sequence MEKANLQEHLIQHVQNLIQEYNIHTVRLTITDNSNVIRSRFVPARAFLNAIQGGTVAQYPSALLTVDSSAELVPEAGEGFAGGFPSFLLLPDLSTFVVLPWVPGTARVIADIVRPDGSLWEAAPRQVLRRVLERLGRHGYTLKGAFEFEFYVLHKSGPESAHRPVWQGLNCFADSVQIRLTDIFTAIIKGLEGIGAGPEVANTEYGPGQFEITNAPFTGLAVADMAVYYRTSIKEILHQLGYSATFMAKPFPRSSGSGGHFHHSWLNERGENVFYDPQAADGLSPLCRRAIAGQLAHAPAICALANSTINSYKRLRPYYFAPVNASWGYEHRCTMLRVPFARGEQTRLENRLPAADTNPYLAIAACLAAALDGVEKELNPAPPVVGQNPYELSELPPLPDSLPVALAALEKDAVLQEYLGEEFCRNFLALRRREWARFQEHITDWELNEYLELV; translated from the coding sequence GTGGAAAAGGCAAATTTGCAAGAACACCTGATTCAGCATGTGCAAAACCTGATTCAGGAGTACAACATTCACACCGTACGGTTAACCATTACGGATAACAGCAATGTGATCCGCTCTCGCTTTGTGCCGGCGCGGGCCTTCTTGAATGCCATTCAGGGCGGGACGGTCGCCCAGTACCCGTCGGCTCTGCTGACGGTGGACAGTTCGGCCGAGCTGGTGCCTGAGGCCGGGGAGGGGTTTGCCGGCGGTTTTCCCAGCTTTTTATTGTTGCCCGACCTGAGCACCTTTGTCGTCCTGCCCTGGGTACCGGGCACGGCCAGGGTGATTGCCGACATTGTCCGGCCCGACGGCAGCCTGTGGGAAGCGGCTCCCCGCCAGGTGCTGCGCCGGGTGCTGGAGCGGTTGGGCAGGCACGGCTACACATTGAAAGGCGCCTTTGAGTTTGAATTTTATGTTTTGCATAAATCCGGGCCGGAAAGCGCGCACCGCCCGGTATGGCAGGGGCTGAACTGTTTTGCCGACAGCGTCCAGATCCGCTTGACCGATATATTCACGGCCATTATCAAAGGTCTGGAAGGGATTGGGGCCGGACCGGAAGTGGCCAACACGGAATACGGTCCCGGTCAGTTTGAGATCACCAACGCCCCTTTTACCGGTCTGGCTGTGGCCGATATGGCGGTTTACTACCGGACATCAATCAAGGAAATTTTGCACCAGCTGGGCTACAGCGCCACCTTCATGGCCAAGCCCTTCCCCCGCAGCAGTGGCAGTGGCGGGCACTTTCACCATTCCTGGTTGAATGAGCGGGGGGAAAATGTCTTTTATGATCCGCAGGCGGCCGATGGTCTGTCACCGCTCTGCCGCCGGGCGATTGCCGGCCAGCTGGCCCACGCGCCGGCCATCTGTGCCCTGGCCAACAGCACCATCAACAGCTACAAACGGCTCAGGCCCTATTACTTTGCTCCGGTGAACGCTTCCTGGGGCTACGAGCATCGCTGTACCATGCTGCGGGTGCCATTTGCCCGCGGTGAGCAAACCAGGCTGGAAAACCGCCTGCCGGCGGCCGATACCAACCCTTATCTGGCCATAGCCGCCTGTCTGGCCGCGGCGCTGGACGGAGTGGAAAAAGAGCTGAATCCTGCGCCGCCGGTGGTGGGGCAGAACCCCTATGAGCTGTCTGAACTGCCGCCGCTGCCCGATAGCCTGCCGGTCGCCCTGGCCGCCCTGGAAAAAGATGCGGTGCTGCAGGAGTATCTGGGTGAGGAGTTCTGCCGCAATTTCCTGGCCCTGCGGCGCCGGGAGTGGGCCCGTTTCCAGGAGCATATCACCGATTGGGAACTCAACGAGTACCTGGAACTGGTTTAG
- a CDS encoding acetamidase/formamidase family protein: protein MHRVPASQVVYSMSARHQPVLRVALPARLTFETLDCFAGQVKSCADTVATLDFSRVNPATGPVYLEGVRPGDVVAVHIREIRVSSPGIMVAAPGAGVLGDLVQQPETKMVEIKDGQVQLGLLTVPVAPMIGVIGLAPAEEDIPCGVPGRHGGNMDTTLIAAGSTVYLPAQVEGGLLAMGDLHALMGDGEIMVSGVEVAGEVDVTVTCVPNWSLEYPLVVTPRWVAVLASAATLDEAATLATRQMAGMLQAWLGCSLNEAGMLLSAVGQLQISQVVDPLKTARMALPRHMLRQLGVPLAF from the coding sequence TTGCATCGCGTACCTGCCAGTCAGGTGGTATACAGCATGTCAGCAAGGCACCAGCCGGTGCTGCGGGTAGCCCTGCCCGCCCGGTTGACTTTTGAAACACTGGACTGCTTTGCCGGACAGGTAAAGTCCTGTGCCGACACAGTGGCCACTCTGGATTTTTCCCGGGTCAATCCGGCCACCGGTCCGGTGTATCTGGAGGGGGTGCGGCCGGGTGATGTGGTGGCTGTGCACATTCGCGAGATCAGGGTTTCTTCGCCCGGCATAATGGTGGCTGCGCCGGGGGCCGGCGTGCTGGGTGATCTGGTGCAGCAACCCGAGACCAAAATGGTGGAAATTAAGGACGGACAGGTGCAACTGGGTTTGCTTACCGTGCCCGTTGCCCCTATGATTGGGGTAATTGGCCTGGCTCCGGCAGAGGAGGATATTCCCTGCGGAGTTCCCGGCCGCCACGGCGGCAATATGGACACCACGTTGATTGCGGCCGGCAGCACCGTCTACCTGCCCGCCCAGGTGGAGGGGGGCCTGCTGGCCATGGGCGACCTGCACGCCCTGATGGGTGATGGGGAAATTATGGTCAGCGGGGTGGAAGTGGCCGGAGAGGTGGATGTCACCGTGACTTGTGTGCCCAACTGGTCGCTGGAATACCCCCTGGTGGTTACCCCCCGGTGGGTGGCGGTACTGGCCTCGGCGGCCACGCTGGATGAGGCGGCCACTCTGGCCACACGGCAGATGGCCGGTATGCTTCAGGCCTGGCTGGGCTGCTCGCTCAACGAGGCCGGCATGTTGCTCAGCGCCGTCGGCCAGTTGCAAATCTCCCAGGTGGTGGACCCGCTCAAGACCGCGCGTATGGCCCTGCCGCGCCACATGCTGCGCCAGCTGGGCGTGCCGCTGGCTTTCTAG
- a CDS encoding APC family permease, which yields MEYDKHTVEEFGYKQELKRALGFKDLLFYGMVFMVPIAPMGIYGYVADVSNGMAPLAYAIGVVAMIFTAWSYARMASAFPIAGSVYSYASWGISPYVGFFAGWAMLLDYILTPALVYLVAGYALQEMFPVLPYWGWIAVFVIINTAVNLRGIEMTARTNIALLIFELFALVAFIVVAFVAVLKGVGQGGFTLDPIWKPQGFSLNMVMAATSLAVLSFLGFDAISTLAEETKDPRRMVGKATVTALLLVGSLFIVQTYLAGLVVPDHKTFDNLDTAFYTVAQAAGGDWLRWLCALATAIAWGIGDGLVAQAAISRLLYSMARDRMMPSLLAKVHPRYQTPYMSTILVALIAITVGMALQMDRLTSMVNFGALTGFLFLHLSVINHYVLRRKQTDPVSLLKYLLAPLCGFAIIFYVWYSLQPEAKQLGFIWLAVGVVYLAFKTRFFREKPPAFRSAEH from the coding sequence ATGGAATATGACAAGCACACTGTGGAGGAGTTTGGTTACAAACAGGAATTGAAAAGGGCGCTGGGTTTTAAGGATCTGCTGTTTTACGGCATGGTCTTCATGGTGCCCATCGCCCCCATGGGGATTTACGGTTATGTGGCCGATGTCTCCAACGGCATGGCCCCCCTGGCCTATGCCATTGGCGTGGTGGCCATGATTTTCACCGCTTGGAGCTACGCGCGCATGGCCAGCGCCTTTCCCATCGCCGGTTCGGTCTATTCCTACGCCTCCTGGGGCATCAGCCCCTATGTGGGCTTTTTTGCCGGCTGGGCCATGCTGCTGGACTATATTCTGACCCCTGCTCTGGTTTACCTGGTGGCGGGATACGCCTTGCAGGAAATGTTCCCGGTGCTGCCGTACTGGGGCTGGATAGCGGTATTTGTCATTATCAATACGGCGGTCAACCTGCGGGGCATTGAAATGACCGCCCGCACCAATATCGCTCTGCTGATTTTCGAGCTCTTTGCTCTGGTGGCCTTTATCGTCGTGGCCTTTGTCGCCGTGCTCAAGGGGGTGGGGCAGGGCGGCTTTACCCTGGATCCCATCTGGAAGCCGCAGGGGTTCAGTCTGAATATGGTCATGGCGGCTACTTCGCTGGCCGTGCTCAGCTTCCTGGGCTTTGACGCTATCAGCACTCTGGCCGAGGAGACCAAAGACCCCCGGCGTATGGTGGGCAAGGCCACTGTGACCGCTCTTCTGCTGGTGGGCAGTTTATTTATTGTGCAGACCTATCTGGCCGGGCTGGTGGTGCCCGACCACAAGACCTTTGACAACCTGGATACGGCCTTTTACACGGTGGCCCAGGCGGCCGGTGGCGACTGGTTGCGCTGGCTTTGCGCCCTGGCCACGGCCATTGCCTGGGGGATTGGTGATGGTCTGGTGGCCCAGGCCGCCATTTCCCGCTTGTTGTACAGCATGGCTCGCGACAGGATGATGCCCTCCCTGCTGGCCAAAGTGCACCCGCGTTATCAAACGCCGTATATGAGCACCATCCTGGTGGCGCTGATTGCCATTACAGTGGGTATGGCCCTACAGATGGACCGGCTTACATCCATGGTCAACTTTGGTGCTCTGACCGGATTTTTGTTCCTGCATCTGTCGGTGATCAACCATTATGTGTTGCGCCGCAAGCAAACCGACCCGGTTTCCTTGCTCAAATATTTGCTGGCGCCCCTGTGCGGTTTTGCTATTATCTTTTACGTCTGGTACAGCCTGCAGCCGGAGGCCAAACAGCTGGGCTTCATCTGGCTGGCGGTAGGAGTTGTTTATCTGGCCTTTAAAACCAGGTTTTTCCGGGAAAAACCGCCGGCATTCCGGTCCGCGGAGCATTAA
- a CDS encoding McrB family protein, with product MISVENCLIMKVNNHNRGYDGNICDNPRKHACGATDYFRANYCARQIKQCYDLSLFDVAHPSFYKRGRDVDVDGYVSELYRACQQGQNPLVFFYTTSGRRNILIGLYVVGQVDRYLVGYSGDDWEYTFSPLEGWALRFPDPRPDNDFLWHHTEGSRGICHRVNRNYVATGLGILIDMYSEAFARMNLEPGLRQEREKILPKLRELLEQLAPGTPTGLDMAGATAGPAVASGRTKAVLLAARPGKGGSPAPATGGRTAGGVAAAAPVAATQVQGKVLEEEQRSLQEVVARVQAEARAAGLYYSDDLIKRYHISLKTKPFVILAGISGGGKTRLVLTYARATGAELLPVAVRPDWTSNESLLGAYNILQNSFVPTPFSEFLLAAQRECELAAQQSRPPRQYMVLLDEMNLARVEYYFSDFLSKMELPPEMRRIRLYDHPVEDARFPREVAVPPNLSITGTVNIDETTHTFSDKVLDRSNFIKLEEIDLKSMGQLFGYWQPPLVNEEAAHLLVDYLSRINNILRAADQQFGYRTATEIIRWVDYALASDAFGFYIALDYQIKQKVLAKLQVARSRRADTDMVAQLLGFFEDEKLPGAEEAAFPQCRDYVERLNERVREEEFTLGQI from the coding sequence GTGATCTCGGTGGAAAACTGCCTAATTATGAAAGTGAACAATCATAACCGCGGTTATGACGGCAATATCTGTGACAACCCGCGCAAGCACGCCTGCGGTGCCACAGACTACTTCCGGGCCAACTACTGTGCCCGTCAGATCAAACAATGCTACGACCTGAGTCTGTTTGATGTGGCCCATCCCTCTTTTTACAAGCGGGGCCGTGATGTGGATGTGGATGGCTATGTATCCGAGCTGTACCGCGCCTGCCAGCAGGGGCAAAACCCGCTGGTCTTTTTCTATACCACCAGCGGGCGGCGCAACATCCTCATCGGCCTGTATGTGGTGGGCCAGGTGGACAGGTATCTGGTGGGCTACAGCGGTGACGACTGGGAATACACCTTCTCCCCCCTGGAAGGCTGGGCACTGCGCTTCCCCGACCCGCGCCCGGACAACGATTTTCTCTGGCACCACACCGAGGGCAGCCGGGGTATCTGCCACCGGGTCAACCGTAATTATGTGGCCACCGGCCTGGGTATATTGATTGACATGTACAGTGAGGCCTTTGCCCGCATGAATCTGGAGCCCGGCCTGCGCCAGGAGCGGGAGAAAATTCTGCCCAAACTGCGCGAACTGCTGGAGCAACTGGCTCCCGGCACTCCCACCGGCCTGGACATGGCGGGTGCGACTGCCGGGCCGGCCGTGGCCTCCGGTCGCACCAAAGCGGTTTTATTAGCCGCCCGGCCGGGTAAAGGAGGATCGCCTGCCCCGGCCACCGGTGGCAGGACAGCGGGCGGGGTGGCGGCTGCCGCGCCGGTGGCCGCTACTCAGGTGCAGGGCAAGGTCCTGGAGGAGGAACAGCGCTCCCTGCAGGAGGTGGTGGCCAGGGTGCAGGCCGAAGCCCGGGCGGCCGGTCTGTATTATTCCGACGACCTTATTAAACGCTATCACATTAGTTTAAAGACCAAACCCTTTGTCATTCTGGCCGGCATTTCGGGTGGTGGCAAAACCCGGCTGGTCCTCACCTATGCCCGGGCCACCGGTGCCGAGCTTTTGCCTGTGGCTGTGCGTCCCGATTGGACCAGCAATGAGAGCCTGCTGGGCGCCTACAACATTTTGCAAAATTCCTTTGTGCCCACGCCCTTCAGCGAGTTCCTGCTGGCGGCGCAGCGGGAATGCGAGCTGGCGGCGCAGCAAAGCCGCCCGCCCCGCCAGTACATGGTGTTGCTGGACGAGATGAACCTGGCCCGGGTGGAATACTATTTTTCCGACTTTCTGAGCAAGATGGAGCTGCCGCCCGAAATGCGGCGCATCCGCCTTTACGATCACCCGGTGGAGGACGCCCGCTTTCCCCGGGAGGTAGCCGTACCGCCCAATCTGTCCATCACGGGCACGGTGAACATAGACGAGACCACCCACACCTTCAGCGACAAGGTGCTGGATCGCTCCAACTTCATCAAGCTGGAGGAAATAGACTTAAAATCCATGGGCCAGCTCTTTGGTTACTGGCAGCCGCCCCTGGTCAATGAAGAGGCGGCCCACCTGCTGGTGGACTATTTGAGCCGTATCAACAACATTTTGCGCGCCGCCGACCAGCAGTTCGGCTACCGCACGGCCACCGAGATCATCCGCTGGGTGGATTATGCCCTGGCCAGTGATGCTTTTGGCTTTTACATCGCGCTGGACTACCAGATCAAACAAAAGGTGCTGGCCAAACTGCAGGTGGCCCGCAGTCGCCGGGCGGACACCGACATGGTGGCGCAGCTTTTGGGCTTCTTCGAGGACGAAAAGCTGCCCGGCGCCGAGGAAGCGGCCTTCCCGCAGTGCCGCGACTATGTGGAGCGCCTGAACGAGCGGGTGCGGGAGGAGGAATTCACCCTTGGCCAGATCTGA